From a region of the Dictyostelium discoideum AX4 chromosome 2 chromosome, whole genome shotgun sequence genome:
- a CDS encoding bromodomain-containing protein, protein MDLGTIKGELDNNGYSTIKDFTADVRLMFENALTYNADSSPIWKHAKTLLYFHRKHDEHVKVKEDTNSAQPTLLRLQIIQIVKMLHLHLHLHLHLHLHLHLHLHLHLHLHLHLHLHLHLHLHLHLHLQNNQIINNNSNNNNNNNNNNNNNNNNNNNNNNNNNNNNNNNNNSNSTTNSSSSSSSSSSSSSSSSSSTTTTQKKYSDEERRNLMERINELAPDYVQEVLNIIDPNAS, encoded by the exons ATGGATTTAGGTACTATCAAGGGTGAATTGGATAATAATGGATATTCAACTATTAAAGATTTTACAGCAGATGTTAGATTAATGTTTGAAAATGCATTAACTTATAATGCAGATTCATCACCAATTTGGAAACATGCTAAAACATTACTCTACTTTCAt agaaaacaTGATGAACATGTTAAAGTTAAAGAAGATACAAATTCTGCTCAACCAACTCTTCTTCGTCTTCAAATCATACAAATAGTGAAAAtgcttcatcttcatcttcatcttcatcttcatcttcatcttcatcttcatcttcatcttcatcttcatcttcatcttcatcttcatcttcatcttcatcttcatcttcatcttcatcttcatcttcatcttcaaaacaatcaaataattaataataatagtaataataataataataataataataataataataataataataataataataataataataataataataataataataataataataataataataatagtaattcaacaacaaattcatcatcatcatcatcatcatcatcatcatcatcatcatcatcatcatcatcaactactacaacaCAAAAGAAATACTCTGATGAAGAAAGAAGGAATTTAATGGAaagaattaatgaattaGCTCCTGATTATGTTCAAGaggttttaaatattatcgATCCAAATGCAAGCTGA